The following proteins are encoded in a genomic region of Paenibacillus sp. FSL H3-0469:
- a CDS encoding MerR family transcriptional regulator, producing MYSINEVAAICEVTAHTLRFYDKEGLMPFVGRNEAGNRSFSEGDLLLVKVICCLKNSGMPIKEIKRYIELVMEGDSTRETRRGMMIAHRKEVLRQMEELKKSLNIIDLKVAMYETHNMDLLREI from the coding sequence ATGTACAGTATCAATGAGGTAGCGGCGATTTGTGAGGTAACGGCGCATACACTCCGCTTTTATGATAAGGAAGGGCTGATGCCGTTTGTCGGACGCAATGAGGCGGGGAACCGGAGCTTCTCGGAGGGGGATCTGCTTCTGGTTAAAGTCATCTGCTGCCTGAAAAACAGCGGTATGCCTATTAAAGAGATCAAAAGGTATATTGAACTGGTGATGGAAGGCGACAGCACCCGGGAAACGCGTCGCGGGATGATGATTGCACACCGGAAGGAAGTGCTGCGGCAGATGGAGGAACTGAAGAAAAGTCTGAACATTATTGATCTGAAGGTGGCCATGTACGAGACCCATAATATGGACTTGCTGCGGGAGATTTAG
- a CDS encoding SDR family oxidoreductase, producing the protein MDKFPTWTAAQIPSQQGRSAVVTGTGGLGYETALELARHGAEVILAGRNAAKGAEAVKRISGSVPSANIRFELLDLASLASVQAFGTRMHAQRHSLDLLINNAGVMTPPVRQVTADGFELQFGTNYLGHFALTAYLMPLLRKAKQPRVVSLSSIAHRSGSIHFDDLQFERRYQAGQSYAQSKIAMIMFALELQRRSDLAGWNLLSIPVHPGISRTDLLLNGAGPNSAPGILRRLLGPILFQPAAQGALPALFAATSPDAKAGVYYGPGRLSETRGLPKPGKMAPQALDRAAASRLWEVSRQLTQVDFETIASG; encoded by the coding sequence ATGGACAAATTCCCTACATGGACGGCTGCCCAGATTCCATCCCAGCAGGGGCGTTCGGCCGTTGTTACCGGTACAGGTGGACTCGGCTACGAAACTGCACTTGAGCTGGCACGGCACGGGGCAGAGGTTATCCTGGCGGGCCGGAATGCTGCGAAGGGAGCCGAAGCGGTTAAAAGGATCTCCGGCAGTGTGCCTTCAGCCAACATCCGTTTCGAGCTGCTGGATCTTGCCAGTCTGGCTTCAGTGCAGGCATTCGGCACAAGAATGCATGCTCAGCGGCACAGTCTTGATCTTCTGATTAACAATGCGGGAGTCATGACTCCGCCTGTACGCCAGGTCACCGCAGACGGGTTCGAGCTGCAATTCGGTACGAATTACCTTGGACATTTCGCGCTCACTGCGTACCTGATGCCCTTGCTGCGCAAAGCAAAGCAGCCGCGGGTAGTCAGTCTAAGCAGTATTGCCCACCGGAGTGGCTCCATTCATTTTGACGACCTGCAATTTGAACGCCGTTATCAGGCCGGGCAGTCTTACGCCCAATCCAAAATTGCGATGATTATGTTCGCTCTGGAGCTGCAGCGCCGCAGTGACCTGGCCGGATGGAACCTGCTCAGCATACCGGTTCACCCGGGTATCTCACGTACGGATCTGCTGCTGAATGGCGCAGGCCCGAACAGTGCTCCCGGCATTCTCCGCAGGCTGCTTGGGCCAATCCTGTTCCAGCCGGCGGCCCAGGGAGCACTGCCTGCACTGTTTGCCGCCACATCACCGGATGCCAAGGCCGGAGTCTATTACGGTCCCGGCCGACTCTCAGAAACCAGAGGCCTGCCGAAGCCCGGCAAGATGGCTCCGCAAGCGCTGGACCGGGCTGCCGCATCCAGACTGTGGGAGGTCTCCCGGCAGTTGACACAGGTGGATTTCGAGACCATTGCGAGTGGCTGA
- a CDS encoding iron ABC transporter permease has translation MSSLQGAKPAVSWRMLSIYGGGLTALIVLFFVSLCYGEAAISLQDVWGALTNRQGTLEHNMIWDLRMPRTVIGILAGGALAVAGALLQTITRNPLSASDTLGINAGAYFVVVLGAILFPGVLSQSPFLFAAMGGLFAAFAAYFMGGGRKSTPVRLALSGMIVSMILGSFTSALHIFYSMETQGLFLWGSGTLVQNDWTGVQYAWPWVTGVTLLALLLSKQWDMLELDESTASSLGQRVGLARAGGLIIAVILAAVIVSVIGPIGFVGLVAPHLVRLSGVRSNRLLIPGVFIWGAALLVGADVLAKMIHNSSMELPTGAVMAIIGAPWLIWLVLTRMKAGNGGGMTTSMSTGGRVRRFAFMPLAILFSAITILLLLLSTMFGGMRIPLAELLPSLFQSDGMFSTLVQLRIPRTLVAAGSGAALAVSGVLIQMAVRNPLADASIVGVSSGAGLGAMMVFILWPGLPMYMLPAAAIAGAALAAAVVFSLSWTKGLNPSAVVLLGIAMSAIAGAGIQILIVRGAVYGSSGYIWLTGSTYARTWEQVKVIGLFLLILIPVAWWLARRFELLVFDDNSASGLGMNVRRTRLLAMATGVLLAAGAVACVGTVGFIGLIAPHMVRLLTGHKLRQSMFLSALAGAVLLVLADTIGRTVMAPTEIPSGILIAIIGTPYFLYLMYRSNWRKAVK, from the coding sequence ATGAGCTCGCTTCAAGGAGCCAAGCCAGCAGTGAGCTGGCGTATGTTAAGCATCTATGGGGGCGGTCTGACCGCCCTTATCGTGCTTTTTTTTGTAAGTTTATGTTATGGTGAGGCCGCCATTTCTTTGCAGGACGTCTGGGGTGCGCTTACGAACAGACAAGGGACGCTTGAGCATAATATGATCTGGGATTTGCGTATGCCGCGTACCGTTATTGGCATTCTTGCCGGTGGAGCGCTTGCTGTTGCTGGAGCATTGCTGCAGACGATTACGCGAAACCCGCTGTCTGCTTCAGACACGCTTGGTATCAATGCCGGGGCTTACTTTGTCGTTGTGCTCGGCGCTATTCTTTTTCCGGGGGTACTCAGTCAGTCGCCATTTCTTTTTGCTGCCATGGGTGGCCTGTTCGCTGCGTTTGCCGCTTATTTTATGGGTGGCGGACGGAAATCCACTCCGGTAAGACTGGCATTGTCCGGTATGATTGTGTCGATGATACTGGGTTCATTTACGAGCGCATTACATATTTTTTACTCCATGGAGACACAGGGGTTATTTCTGTGGGGTTCAGGGACACTTGTTCAAAATGACTGGACGGGTGTTCAATATGCCTGGCCGTGGGTTACGGGAGTAACGCTGCTCGCGCTGCTTTTGTCCAAGCAATGGGATATGCTGGAGCTGGATGAATCTACTGCTTCCTCGCTCGGCCAGAGAGTTGGACTTGCCCGGGCGGGCGGACTCATCATTGCGGTTATTCTGGCTGCTGTGATTGTCAGTGTCATTGGCCCCATCGGCTTTGTCGGTCTGGTGGCTCCACATTTGGTCCGTCTGAGTGGTGTGCGCTCCAATCGGCTGTTGATCCCTGGTGTATTCATCTGGGGGGCAGCGCTGCTGGTTGGGGCGGATGTGCTTGCCAAAATGATACACAACTCCAGCATGGAGCTGCCAACAGGTGCGGTTATGGCCATCATTGGTGCGCCTTGGCTGATTTGGCTGGTGCTTACCCGCATGAAAGCCGGGAATGGCGGGGGCATGACCACATCTATGAGCACTGGCGGACGTGTGCGCCGCTTCGCCTTCATGCCGCTGGCTATTCTTTTCTCAGCGATTACGATTCTGTTGCTGTTGCTTAGTACGATGTTTGGCGGAATGCGTATTCCTCTAGCAGAGCTGCTGCCAAGCCTGTTCCAGTCCGATGGCATGTTCTCTACACTTGTGCAGCTTCGCATCCCGCGAACGCTGGTGGCTGCAGGGTCAGGGGCTGCTCTCGCCGTCAGCGGTGTACTGATCCAGATGGCAGTGCGTAATCCGCTGGCTGATGCTTCCATTGTCGGAGTATCTTCGGGTGCAGGGCTGGGAGCAATGATGGTGTTCATCCTCTGGCCTGGTCTGCCGATGTATATGCTGCCTGCTGCGGCTATCGCGGGCGCAGCCCTTGCGGCAGCCGTTGTATTTTCGCTCTCATGGACCAAAGGCTTGAATCCATCCGCAGTTGTACTGCTGGGGATTGCCATGTCAGCTATAGCTGGTGCGGGCATTCAAATTCTGATTGTACGCGGAGCCGTCTACGGCAGCAGCGGTTACATCTGGCTTACAGGCAGTACGTATGCCCGTACATGGGAACAGGTCAAGGTCATTGGCCTCTTCCTGCTGATTCTGATTCCGGTCGCCTGGTGGCTTGCCCGCAGATTCGAGCTGCTGGTGTTTGATGACAACAGCGCTTCCGGGCTTGGCATGAACGTACGGCGTACCCGCCTGCTCGCGATGGCAACGGGTGTTTTGCTTGCGGCTGGCGCCGTCGCTTGTGTAGGTACGGTCGGATTTATCGGTCTGATTGCACCGCATATGGTCCGGCTGTTAACAGGCCACAAGCTGAGACAGTCCATGTTCCTGTCGGCACTGGCCGGGGCCGTTCTGCTGGTGCTCGCCGATACGATAGGCAGAACGGTAATGGCTCCAACCGAAATACCGTCAGGTATTCTGATTGCAATCATAGGCACACCCTACTTCCTGTACCTGATGTACCGTTCGAATTGGCGCAAAGCGGTCAAATAA
- a CDS encoding lipase family protein, with protein MSTVTGEAEWAVFLAAVCGQTYTQFDNAEGAFVVPEGFSAVHSFQAKSMGNVWELFGFILESSQEIVVAWRGSISTNDWLSNINAAQKKFKYIKEPCLTHRGFTDIYASARDAILSVLGTLSPEKTLYVTGHSLGGALATLCALDIAANSAFNVPRLYTYGSPRVGDPDFARAFSKYVRSSYRYANLFDVTTYVPPTVFKVPKSNTKYYYAHVKTLKSLSFQNGSPELNHVIRSYFAVLRQTRPEFTKAMCAANPRFCPVPELIS; from the coding sequence ATGAGTACCGTGACAGGTGAGGCGGAATGGGCGGTTTTTCTGGCGGCGGTCTGCGGGCAGACCTACACTCAATTCGACAATGCAGAAGGGGCATTCGTGGTACCGGAGGGCTTCTCGGCCGTGCACAGCTTCCAGGCGAAATCGATGGGGAATGTCTGGGAGCTGTTCGGCTTCATTCTGGAATCTTCGCAGGAGATCGTTGTGGCCTGGCGCGGCAGCATCTCCACCAATGACTGGCTCTCCAACATCAATGCCGCGCAAAAAAAATTCAAATACATCAAAGAACCCTGCCTGACTCACAGAGGGTTCACCGATATCTATGCTTCCGCCCGGGATGCCATTCTCTCCGTGCTTGGCACCTTGTCCCCGGAGAAGACGCTATATGTAACAGGCCATAGCCTGGGCGGGGCGCTCGCCACCCTGTGTGCACTGGATATCGCTGCGAATTCCGCCTTCAACGTCCCGCGGCTATATACTTACGGTTCTCCGCGCGTCGGCGACCCGGATTTTGCCAGAGCGTTCAGTAAGTATGTCCGCAGCAGCTACCGCTATGCCAATCTGTTTGACGTCACTACGTATGTCCCGCCAACCGTGTTCAAGGTGCCCAAGTCGAACACCAAATACTATTACGCACATGTTAAGACTCTTAAATCCTTGTCCTTCCAGAATGGAAGCCCTGAGCTAAACCATGTGATCCGCAGTTATTTCGCTGTGCTGAGGCAGACACGGCCGGAATTCACCAAAGCGATGTGTGCCGCGAATCCCCGCTTCTGCCCGGTCCCGGAGCTGATCTCCTAG
- a CDS encoding iron-siderophore ABC transporter substrate-binding protein, with protein MRKGIHVLLIMMTFILVLAGCGKAATAPEPSKETVSGGAPAEETAGPITVQHKRGEFTLDKPAIRVVTLEWTYTEDVVALGVQPVGNADNANYKVYVTDEAALDDSVTDIGTRSEPNMEAIAALKPDLIIANADNNKNVYDQLNAIAPTLEFDPYDGEGYNYDKMTTIFNTIAAVLGKEDQAKEVLSGLDQHYADAKAKLAAAGKENFHYVLTQAFTYQNAASLRMFSDNSVVAGTLNKIGMVNDWQPDKLENYGFSTVGIESLSAVQDSSFIYITQPDDDVFGTAMKNNSVWNGLNFVKEKRTYQLGSTTWTFGGPVSSKVLVDGVVEAITK; from the coding sequence ATGAGAAAAGGGATTCACGTACTATTGATTATGATGACTTTTATCCTGGTGCTGGCAGGTTGCGGTAAGGCAGCTACTGCACCGGAACCGAGCAAAGAGACTGTTTCCGGCGGTGCGCCTGCTGAAGAGACTGCTGGTCCGATTACGGTGCAGCATAAGCGTGGAGAGTTTACACTGGACAAGCCTGCTATACGTGTTGTCACGTTGGAATGGACGTATACAGAGGATGTTGTTGCCCTGGGGGTTCAGCCTGTCGGCAATGCCGATAATGCAAACTATAAAGTGTATGTAACCGATGAAGCTGCTCTGGATGACAGCGTAACCGATATCGGAACACGCAGTGAACCGAATATGGAGGCTATTGCTGCACTCAAGCCGGATCTGATTATTGCTAATGCGGACAACAATAAGAATGTGTATGATCAGCTGAACGCGATTGCTCCAACGCTCGAATTTGATCCATACGATGGTGAAGGCTATAACTATGATAAGATGACGACCATTTTTAATACCATTGCAGCCGTTCTGGGCAAAGAAGATCAAGCGAAGGAAGTTCTGAGCGGTCTGGATCAGCACTATGCGGATGCCAAAGCAAAGCTGGCTGCAGCCGGTAAAGAAAATTTCCACTATGTTTTGACACAGGCATTCACCTATCAAAACGCGGCTTCCTTGCGGATGTTCTCGGATAATTCGGTCGTAGCAGGTACCCTGAACAAGATCGGCATGGTCAATGATTGGCAGCCGGACAAGCTTGAAAATTACGGTTTCTCTACTGTGGGCATCGAATCCTTATCCGCTGTACAGGACAGTAGTTTTATCTATATTACACAACCGGATGATGACGTGTTTGGAACGGCGATGAAGAATAATTCAGTATGGAACGGTTTGAACTTTGTGAAGGAAAAACGGACGTACCAGTTGGGGAGTACCACATGGACCTTTGGCGGACCGGTTTCTTCCAAAGTGCTGGTTGACGGTGTAGTTGAGGCGATTACCAAATGA
- a CDS encoding sensor histidine kinase yields the protein MKSSMRYKWMLLLVLFSLTPLVVMGIISFSISKSTINDKATEYSEHLLDQTADNLDTRLGIYKDMLMQVLNNHEIVGMLRALDGAGPASYDVDSLSLTTKLSTIVAINQDVQSISFVSDKHYIKGIYRWSTRTPAEVEPFLETLTGGSNFRWYPTRYGTYVDSLNSQSTHVFSVAKQLYKISDDSPLKIVAVLDIREDVIKELVSKAVSNNRDLQSFVIDGGGRLVSYPDSGLIGRSVSEVLGQTGYEQLVRTGQEETRFPLAYKGDSLIVNAKKLHTNDWVVVNVISKAALFQDSNRLLQIFIFVGLLCIVFSVIAALVLANSITNPILKMIRLMRQVMSGELSVRYKAKSRHDEIDILGDNFNTMVIQIDGLLKAVYLEQEQKRMAELKALQAQINPHFLYNTLDIIKWTALIQKAHNAAEMVSLLSRLLRISLGRGEETVTVEEEIEHVQCYLGIQKFRFNFNIDTVVEIDEDVRNLRTPKLILQPIVENAIIHAFGEMESGGIIRITCTKAAGNLLWFEVTDNGKGMDPALASSLLDGEAGEEEKPGGIGLANVDERVKLICGKMYGIEIHSEPGTGTTIRVKLPLMTDDIRGNL from the coding sequence ATGAAGAGCAGCATGCGCTATAAGTGGATGCTGCTGCTTGTTCTCTTCTCCTTGACACCGCTGGTGGTCATGGGGATTATTTCTTTTTCCATCTCGAAATCTACCATTAATGACAAGGCCACCGAGTATTCGGAGCATCTGCTGGATCAAACCGCTGATAATCTCGATACGCGCTTGGGCATCTACAAGGATATGCTGATGCAGGTGCTGAACAATCATGAGATTGTGGGGATGCTGCGGGCCCTCGATGGGGCCGGTCCGGCCAGCTATGATGTGGATAGTCTGTCGCTGACGACGAAGCTGTCCACGATTGTGGCGATTAATCAGGATGTGCAGTCCATCTCCTTCGTATCGGATAAGCATTATATCAAAGGCATCTACCGCTGGAGCACGCGTACGCCCGCCGAGGTGGAGCCGTTCCTTGAGACCCTTACAGGCGGCAGCAATTTCCGCTGGTATCCGACCCGATACGGTACTTATGTGGATAGTCTCAATTCGCAGAGCACCCATGTCTTCTCCGTCGCCAAGCAGCTCTATAAAATATCCGATGACAGTCCCCTGAAGATTGTAGCGGTGCTGGATATCCGTGAGGATGTGATTAAGGAGCTGGTCTCCAAGGCGGTCAGCAACAACCGTGATCTGCAAAGCTTCGTGATCGATGGCGGAGGCAGGCTCGTCTCGTACCCGGACAGCGGGCTGATCGGCCGGAGCGTGAGCGAGGTGCTGGGTCAGACCGGATATGAGCAGCTCGTGCGTACCGGACAGGAGGAAACGAGATTCCCGCTCGCTTACAAGGGAGACAGTCTAATCGTGAATGCCAAGAAGCTGCATACGAATGACTGGGTGGTTGTGAATGTGATCTCCAAGGCTGCGCTGTTTCAGGATTCCAACCGTCTTCTGCAGATTTTCATCTTCGTCGGGCTGCTCTGCATTGTGTTCTCCGTTATTGCTGCACTAGTGCTGGCGAATTCAATTACGAACCCGATTCTAAAAATGATCCGGCTGATGCGCCAAGTCATGTCCGGTGAGCTCAGCGTGCGCTACAAAGCGAAAAGCAGACATGACGAGATTGATATCCTCGGCGATAATTTCAACACGATGGTGATACAGATCGACGGACTGCTTAAGGCGGTATATCTGGAGCAGGAGCAAAAACGGATGGCAGAGCTGAAGGCGCTGCAGGCGCAGATTAACCCCCATTTTCTATACAACACGCTGGATATTATTAAATGGACGGCACTCATTCAGAAGGCTCACAACGCGGCAGAGATGGTCAGCTTGTTGTCGCGTCTGCTCAGGATCAGCCTGGGCCGGGGGGAAGAGACGGTGACGGTGGAGGAAGAGATCGAGCATGTCCAGTGTTATCTGGGGATTCAGAAATTCCGCTTCAACTTCAATATTGACACCGTGGTTGAGATAGATGAAGATGTGCGCAACCTGCGGACACCGAAGCTGATTCTTCAGCCGATTGTGGAGAATGCGATCATCCATGCTTTTGGAGAGATGGAGTCCGGCGGGATCATCCGCATCACTTGCACCAAGGCGGCGGGCAATCTGCTGTGGTTCGAGGTCACGGACAACGGCAAAGGCATGGACCCGGCGCTGGCCAGCAGTCTGCTAGACGGGGAAGCAGGGGAAGAGGAGAAGCCGGGGGGCATCGGGCTGGCGAATGTGGATGAACGGGTCAAGCTGATTTGTGGCAAAATGTACGGGATCGAAATTCACAGTGAGCCGGGCACAGGTACGACGATACGGGTCAAGCTGCCGCTCATGACAGATGATATAAGGGGGAACCTCTGA
- a CDS encoding response regulator codes for MYRVIIVEDEFIVRYGIRSMIEWEAIGMEVTGEAGNGREALELMAAGLPDILITDIKMPVMDGIELIAEVRKLSPDLKILILSNLEDFQYAKEAIRHSVSDYIIKSDMMPRDFEQVLLKLKQGLDEALKPVLVHAAPVQAEAVAVHKESLLLELLERGAVHGLEASREALVKAGLAGVPPLYLLHVVPGSGSELRYARGAAAIRSVLAELWQDAAFGYELIPDRQGAVQLIVTAGMNGQADGPAVLGRLRSLGEELIQRLCEQYGWTVTIGISGPIEQWGALKDAYKEAAGAAGMKLFLGTGRVLVHGSPELLAQEGPGAQGTQLQMAQPQAQQTHIHRSHPDATQLQPQAQSLQISSLQIQSMVYAFQSRELEAYLEQLFGQLAMRRDAELVQIITLELLMILTTLWPDVSRDAEQVLELKKQYFDELSKLETLEENRLWFLQAFQALISHMKEMYNSDRNSIIKATQYIQQYYHQEITLQSISRLVHLSKNYFANLFRKEVGESFLEYLTRIRIEKAMTLLTGELKAGDVGSLVGIQDPKYFSKVFKKITGLSPSEFRALARKEQ; via the coding sequence ATGTACCGGGTCATTATCGTAGAAGATGAATTTATCGTGAGATATGGCATCCGGTCGATGATTGAATGGGAAGCCATCGGGATGGAGGTCACCGGAGAGGCCGGGAATGGCCGGGAGGCGCTGGAGCTGATGGCCGCCGGACTGCCCGACATCCTGATTACGGATATCAAAATGCCTGTCATGGACGGCATTGAGCTGATTGCCGAGGTGCGTAAGCTGTCCCCGGACCTGAAGATTCTTATCCTCAGTAACCTGGAGGATTTCCAGTATGCCAAGGAAGCGATCAGGCACAGCGTATCCGATTATATTATCAAATCGGATATGATGCCGCGTGACTTCGAGCAGGTACTGCTGAAGCTGAAGCAAGGACTGGATGAAGCGCTGAAGCCTGTGCTGGTTCATGCCGCACCTGTACAGGCGGAGGCCGTAGCTGTGCACAAGGAGAGTCTGCTGCTGGAGCTGCTGGAGCGTGGGGCAGTCCATGGGCTGGAGGCCAGCCGTGAGGCGCTTGTGAAGGCGGGGCTGGCCGGGGTGCCGCCGCTCTATCTGCTGCATGTGGTGCCGGGCAGTGGCTCTGAGCTAAGGTACGCCCGGGGTGCGGCCGCTATCCGTAGCGTTCTGGCAGAGCTCTGGCAGGATGCTGCCTTTGGGTACGAGTTGATCCCTGACAGGCAGGGCGCCGTTCAATTGATCGTGACTGCCGGGATGAACGGGCAGGCGGACGGCCCGGCTGTTCTCGGGCGCTTGCGGAGCTTGGGGGAAGAGCTCATTCAGCGCTTGTGCGAACAATACGGCTGGACAGTGACCATCGGTATTAGCGGGCCTATAGAGCAGTGGGGAGCGCTCAAGGACGCTTATAAAGAGGCCGCCGGAGCTGCCGGGATGAAGCTGTTCTTGGGGACCGGGCGTGTGCTGGTTCACGGGAGTCCGGAGCTGCTGGCGCAGGAGGGGCCTGGGGCGCAGGGGACACAGCTCCAAATGGCACAGCCTCAAGCGCAACAGACTCATATCCATAGATCGCACCCTGACGCAACGCAGCTTCAGCCGCAGGCTCAATCGCTTCAAATCAGCAGTCTGCAGATTCAGTCGATGGTCTATGCATTCCAGTCCAGGGAGCTGGAAGCATACCTGGAGCAGCTATTCGGACAGCTTGCCATGCGCCGGGATGCTGAGCTGGTGCAGATTATTACGCTGGAGCTGCTGATGATTCTAACCACTCTGTGGCCGGATGTGTCAAGAGACGCCGAGCAGGTGCTGGAGCTGAAGAAGCAGTATTTCGACGAGCTGTCGAAGCTGGAGACGCTGGAAGAGAACCGTTTATGGTTCCTGCAGGCTTTTCAGGCGCTTATTTCGCATATGAAAGAGATGTATAATAGCGACCGTAACAGCATTATTAAGGCGACCCAGTATATTCAGCAGTATTATCACCAGGAGATCACGCTGCAGTCGATCAGCCGTTTGGTCCATCTCAGTAAGAACTATTTCGCCAATTTGTTCCGCAAGGAAGTGGGGGAGAGCTTCCTCGAATATCTCACCCGCATCCGCATCGAGAAGGCCATGACGCTGCTGACAGGAGAGCTGAAGGCCGGGGACGTAGGCAGCCTGGTCGGTATCCAGGACCCGAAATATTTCTCCAAGGTGTTCAAAAAAATTACCGGCCTGTCTCCCTCGGAATTTCGCGCACTGGCCCGGAAAGAGCAGTGA
- a CDS encoding carbohydrate ABC transporter permease, which yields MKKLGLNAAATVLALLFVFPLIWMFLTSLKPDGVNVYTLADWVDWSDLNTGNYVKVIRDSQILLWTWNSLVIGVLTTLISILLSSLAAFSFSKLPFRTRGIFYVLIVSGLLIPTEAILIPLYETALHLELIDNIWAIILPGLTNPIGILLLKQFMDGVPKDYIEAAQIDGSRSFRLWWSICLPLTRSAMVSVGIFFFILSWNNFLWPYLAITSEENMILSAGLPTFLSNNNMSLNLIMTASAIAAIPTIVVFILLQRQIVQGVAMSGVKG from the coding sequence ATGAAGAAGCTTGGTTTAAATGCTGCGGCGACGGTGCTTGCCCTGCTGTTTGTTTTTCCGCTGATCTGGATGTTTCTCACCTCCCTGAAGCCCGATGGCGTGAATGTCTATACGCTGGCCGATTGGGTGGATTGGTCGGATCTGAATACCGGTAATTATGTAAAAGTCATAAGGGATTCGCAGATTCTGCTCTGGACCTGGAACAGTCTGGTGATCGGCGTGCTTACTACCCTGATCTCCATTCTGCTGAGCTCGCTGGCGGCCTTCTCGTTCTCCAAGCTGCCATTCCGCACACGGGGCATCTTCTATGTGCTGATTGTCTCGGGCCTGCTGATTCCGACAGAAGCCATTCTGATTCCGCTCTATGAAACTGCCCTGCATCTGGAGCTGATCGATAATATCTGGGCCATTATTCTCCCGGGATTGACCAACCCGATCGGTATTCTGCTGCTGAAGCAGTTCATGGACGGCGTGCCTAAGGATTATATTGAAGCCGCTCAAATCGACGGCAGCCGCAGCTTCCGGCTCTGGTGGAGTATCTGCCTGCCGCTGACCCGCTCCGCGATGGTGTCGGTGGGGATCTTCTTTTTCATCCTCTCGTGGAACAACTTCCTGTGGCCTTATCTGGCGATTACCTCGGAGGAGAATATGATTCTGTCGGCAGGGCTGCCCACCTTTTTGTCGAATAATAATATGTCGCTCAATCTCATTATGACAGCCAGTGCCATTGCGGCGATTCCGACGATTGTTGTCTTTATCCTGCTCCAGCGTCAGATTGTTCAGGGCGTTGCCATGTCAGGGGTTAAGGGTTAG
- a CDS encoding ABC transporter substrate-binding protein, with protein MNKIKSMLPAHPRAQRPALRPAFLPAALLLSLLLITGCTDLSSGDPEPPEPRAPVTVSFWNPFGGGEGEFVERIIRDYNASQPEVFVKQLRLESNEYYARLRTALSFGKGPDVAVIHADRLSPFIKAKQITPLDNLAVQAGFQFSGIREQNLRSVSYEGQYYAVPLDTHFHMLYYNKTILAKAGVLSPDGQPLLEADTPEGFIRLLRQIAERVPGVQPMAVNTPYFQESFLDLYYQAGGELLSRDGKRAAIYNEKSVQVLSFYQRLFDEGLSDLGDNTPWDSFDKGQAGLWFGGVWEAGHHLDNKAQDIGMMPLPPVFGSNGQWGSSHTLVIPAYVNGEQREAAMDFMKYFSEVGSMIWGEAGHVPANLMIEQSRTYRALPYRELFIQARDQVKPAPQTDKYAALFTAVSEELQHIIHSRIQPEAGLQQLEERLNEILAN; from the coding sequence ATGAACAAAATAAAATCAATGTTGCCGGCCCATCCACGCGCTCAACGGCCCGCCCTCCGGCCTGCTTTCCTGCCTGCTGCTCTGCTGTTAAGCCTGCTCCTGATCACAGGCTGCACAGACCTCTCTTCCGGGGACCCGGAGCCCCCGGAGCCCAGAGCGCCGGTCACGGTGTCCTTCTGGAATCCGTTTGGCGGAGGGGAAGGCGAGTTCGTGGAGCGGATCATCCGCGATTACAACGCTTCGCAGCCTGAAGTATTCGTCAAGCAGCTCAGGCTGGAATCGAACGAATATTATGCGCGGCTCCGCACCGCTCTGTCCTTCGGCAAGGGGCCGGATGTGGCGGTCATCCATGCCGACCGGCTGTCGCCGTTCATCAAGGCGAAGCAGATCACTCCGCTGGATAATCTCGCTGTACAAGCCGGATTCCAGTTTAGCGGCATCAGGGAACAGAATCTCCGGAGTGTCAGCTATGAAGGGCAATACTATGCAGTGCCTCTGGATACCCACTTCCATATGCTCTATTACAACAAAACAATCCTGGCGAAGGCTGGCGTCTTATCTCCTGACGGGCAGCCGCTGCTTGAAGCGGACACGCCAGAGGGATTCATCCGCCTGCTGCGGCAGATCGCGGAACGGGTGCCGGGTGTGCAGCCTATGGCGGTCAATACGCCCTATTTCCAGGAATCCTTCCTTGATCTGTATTATCAGGCGGGCGGGGAACTGCTTAGCCGGGACGGGAAGCGGGCCGCCATCTATAATGAGAAATCCGTGCAGGTGCTGAGCTTCTATCAGCGGCTGTTTGACGAGGGATTAAGCGACCTGGGCGATAATACGCCCTGGGATTCTTTTGACAAAGGGCAGGCGGGCTTGTGGTTCGGCGGGGTATGGGAGGCGGGCCATCATCTGGACAATAAGGCACAGGATATCGGTATGATGCCGCTTCCGCCTGTCTTCGGCAGCAACGGTCAGTGGGGAAGCTCCCACACGCTTGTAATCCCAGCCTATGTGAACGGAGAGCAGCGCGAGGCTGCCATGGACTTCATGAAATACTTCTCAGAGGTGGGGAGTATGATCTGGGGCGAAGCAGGACATGTCCCGGCGAATCTTATGATAGAACAGAGCAGGACATACCGCGCCCTGCCCTACCGGGAGCTGTTCATTCAGGCCAGAGACCAGGTGAAACCGGCACCGCAGACAGATAAATATGCGGCGCTGTTCACGGCCGTGTCCGAGGAGCTGCAGCATATCATCCACAGCCGGATTCAGCCGGAAGCAGGACTTCAGCAGCTGGAGGAGCGTCTGAACGAGATTCTGGCGAACTAG